TCACCAAACACATCAGTAATAGCGAAAATAGCTTCTGCGTTCAGCTTGGTCGTGGTGGAGAATTGATTGGCTTCCAGTTCAGCAGTGCGAGCTTCTAATGCATCGACACGACCGCGGAGAGTCGCCAACTCAGCTGAGAACTCTTCTTGGAGGCGCTGTAGGGTCGCTAGGTCTTCCTTAGTGACGAGGTCAGCAGTGCCTGCTGCGATGAGTTCGTTGACGCGGTCCATGCAGGCGTTTAAGCCAGCGGCAAACTCATAACGAGTCATTGCCCGGTTGCCACGATAGGTACCGTCGGGATAACCCGCAATACAGCCATAGCGCTCAACCAGGGATTGCAGTGCTTGGAAGGCCCAATCGGTAGGTTGTACGTCAGAGAGCTGAGAAACAGAGGTGACTTGAGCTAGCCCATTATTGCTAGCATCTTCAGTCATAGGCTTCTCTAGAGATGAAACCGAGGTAGGTACTTCAGTTGCGATCGCAGAGACGGAAGCGATCAAGGTAGCACCCAAAACGGCTGGAGCAATCAACAAAGAATTCCAGAAAATCTTAGACATCAACTTTCACGTCCTCACACCAAATTAGATAGGTCTCAGTAGACCCAGAAGAACCCTTAAGAGCAAAATTAGCACTTTTAGGTCGATTTCTATGTTCGTTAAATCACATCCACACTTTTAGAATACTTAATTTAAGTATTCTACTTAGGTACTTTATCACTAAAGTTGGCTCACAGAAGTTTGGCAGAAAACATAAAAAAGCCCCGCTAACAGCGGGGCTAAATCAATCAACTAGTTAAAAGAGCTTGAAGTTCTCTTTCTCTTCTCTGGATTTAGAACTTGAAGGTGGTTCTTACTGTGCCGATGAGGATGTCGTCATTAGCTTCGTTCTGACCAGGAGCTGTAATCCAGATAACGCCCGGAGTGACAGAGATGTTGTCGTTCACTTGGTACTTGTAGAAACCCTCAAGATGCAGGGAGGTGTCGTCTACAACATCGTTGTTCTTGCTGCCCAAGTATGGTTCGACACCAGCAACTAGACCAAGGAGGTTACCCTTCTTACCAAAGTCGGGCAGAGCCAAGCCTAGACCGTAGTACCAAACATCACGGCTGTTGACGCCAAGGTTAATCACGTTGGTGTAGCCAAAGAAGCCATTGATTGCTAAGGCATTGCTGAGCTTGAAGGAAGCTTGCGCACCATAGGAGTTACTTACTCTTGGCCCAGCAGCAAGCCCGCCTGCGTTTGCTAGTCCTGTACCTGTAACTGCTGAGAGTACATCGCCCTCAGTTGGGGCACCTAGGTTGAAAATAGACGTTCCGGTATTGTGATAACCATGAACGTAAGTTAGACCTAGCTCTAAATTATCTCCAGGGGAGAAGGTAAGCTGTCCTAAAGCAGCATAGTTACCATCAGCTAGACCGTTCTTCTCCGAAGGGTTGGCAGCATCTGGTCCGGCTAGGTAACCAAGGCTAATCGCTACAGCGTCACCAAAGCTGGTGTTGATACCAATACCAGCTCCCCCACCAATCCGATAAATTGGGCTTTCTTGGCCAAAGGCAGAGAGTGCACCATTACCACCATCGTAGTCTTCTAGGTAGGGGTTTACAGTGCTGTAAACGTAGTCACTGTGAATACCACCTGTTCCTGCTAGGTAGACTTGCAAGTTGTCTCCCAAGGGGAAGTAGTAAGACAACCAATCTAGAACAATGTCATTGTTACCAGTATTGCCAATGTTGAACTGCTGAGTTCCTTCA
This region of Trichocoleus desertorum NBK24 genomic DNA includes:
- a CDS encoding iron uptake porin, encoding MSKILWKSLLVSPAILGTVLAISSGAIAAEAGVTAEAAQPQVTAAAQDLAPVAVSAQPEAPEADVAPVFATIPSQAQTPVQIAQQVPADTSSLDQVNRYSTEGKSQNSISQVTSVSQLSDVQPTDWAFQALQSLVERYGCIAGYPDGTYRGNRAMTRYEFAAGLNACMDRVNELIAAGTADLVTKEDLATLQRLQEEFSAELATLRGRVDALEARTAELEANQFSTTTKLVGEAIFAVTDEFNQGVSNNPVLQDRVRLDLQSSFTGRDVLHTRLAAGNAAAFSTDFNNDGTPDAPRGTAEGTQQFNIGNTGNNDIVLDWLSYYFPLGDNLQVYLAGTGGIHSDYVYSTVNPYLEDYDGGNGALSAFGQESPIYRIGGGAGIGINTSFGDAVAISLGYLAGPDAANPSEKNGLADGNYAALGQLTFSPGDNLELGLTYVHGYHNTGTSIFNLGAPTEGDVLSAVTGTGLANAGGLAAGPRVSNSYGAQASFKLSNALAINGFFGYTNVINLGVNSRDVWYYGLGLALPDFGKKGNLLGLVAGVEPYLGSKNNDVVDDTSLHLEGFYKYQVNDNISVTPGVIWITAPGQNEANDDILIGTVRTTFKF